ACGCCATAAAGCAAGACGTTCATCATAAGGTAAAGCTTCCAGAATATCGGCAATATCGGCAATATGCAGGCTGGACAGCAGTGTACTGACTTCCTCTATTTTCTCTAATAATTGTTCGTCACTGATTGCTGAATGTTCATCAGCCTGACCTAATAATGTATCGACAAACAGCTTATCGTGGATAAATAGAGCAAGCAGACGCTGACGAATATGTGCCAGTCTTTGGGAATACTGACTGACAATAGTTGGATTATCAGGTGTAAAGGTCGATTGTGGCATAGTAAACCTTTAAGGCAGAAAATAAGGCGAAAAATCGGCGATTACAATGATATCGCCATAAATTTGACAGCTATTAGATATTATATTCTGTTTTCGAACCAGTTAGTGGCGTCACCGATTGTTGCTGGGTTTGCTGGTGATGTTCCAATGCTGCCATAAATGCATAAATAAAGCGTCCAAAGAAAATGAAGAAGCTGATAAACAGTACCAATTTTATAATTTGAACAGTTTTCTTTTTCTTTTTCATAACGCGATATCGTTAAGTCGATTCCTCTTCAATGTGTAAGTGCCAGCCAGCCACATCATCCCAGTAACTTTGCTCTTGCTCTAGATCGAGCAACACAAGCGCATTTCGTTTTAAATAGTTTTTGGGTAAGTAGAGCGTCCAATGACTATGATCAGTTTCCAGCCGCAAAGTATCCGGTGTTGTGGTAGCCTGCCGTTGATTATTTAACAAGGTTGCTAATCGCAATATCTTAAGCATGGGAAGATACTGTTTTTTCTTAAACAGATAGAAACGAGGATGCTCATGTACTTTAACCGCTTTGCGGTGGTAACGTACTAACGTTGCCAGCAACGATTGTTGCTCTTGGGTAAACCCCGGTAGATCGGTATGTTGCAGGATGTAAGCTGAATGCCGTTGCAATCCACTCAGATTGATGCTTAGACCGATTTCATGCAGCATGGCTGCCCACAGTAGAATGGATTCCAGTTGTGGATGTATTCGTTTGGGGTTTTGCTCTGACCATTGGTCATAAAGGTTTTTGGCGGTACTCCAGACGCGAGTTGCCTGTTCTCGATCGATATTATAGTGTTCGGCAAGGCTTTTGGCCGTTCGCTGACGAATATCCTGATGGCGAAAACGATCTTCCATTTCATAAAGTACACCTTCCCGTAATGCGCCATGAGACAAGCGTAATTCCTGAATATGTAAGGCATCAAAAATACCGCACAAGATTGATAATCCGGGAACAAAAGTTTGTTTACGGTCATTAGATAATCCCGGCAATTCCAGTGCATTGAAATTTTTATATTTCAGGATACGTTTCACCAGCATGTTTAGACGCTCTGGCGTAATCAGGCCATCTTTCTCACCCAGTTCGACCAAAAGTTCGTGTATGGCTTTGATCGTTCCTGATGCGCCTAAAGCAAAATCCCAGCCTTTATTTCGAAATTGCCAGACGAGATTTTCCAATTTTTGCGCCGCCTGGAGTCGTGCCTTGTGAAAATTATGCTCATTGATTGTACCGTCTGGAAAGAATTGGCGGGAAAAACTGACACACCCCATCCGGCGGCTTTCAATCAATAGCGGTTCGAAATCTTCACCAATGACCAATTCCGTCGAGCCACCGCCAATATCAATCACCAATTTCCGGCCTTTTTCTGGTTGTGTATGCTCAACGCCCATGAAAATCAGGCGGGCTTCTTCATGCCCAGAGATAATTTCAATGGGATAGGGGATAACTTCCTTTGCCTGTTGTAGAAATTCTTGTACGTTGGTCGCTTCACGTAAACTATGCGTTCCCACCAAACAGACATTACCAGCGGAAAAACCTTGCAAGCGCTCAGCAAATAGAGCAAGGCATTTCAGGCCACGGTTTATGGCTTCCTCGCTTAATTCATTTTTACTGTTTAAACCATCGGCAAGATAAACTCGTTTCTTTAAACGCCCAATAACCTGTAATGCGCCATTGACGATACGGGCGATTACCATATGAAAGCTGTTGGAACCCAAATCAATAGTGGCAATTTCTTGTGGTTTGGGCATTGGAATATCGTGTTTCAACGGCATAGATCAGGCTCTTGGTTCTGGTTGTTCAAGGTTTTTCAGATAATCATAAACAGCAAGCTGCGCGCGGATTTTACGTTTATTTCCTCGCGGAACATAGCGATTGCCCAATTCTTTATCAATATAGCGTGCTTTTACGGTATCACTGAATTGCAGTTCAAGGATATCCATCACTTGTTGTTTTAATCTGGGGTCGAGCAGACAAACTGCGACCTCAATGCGATAGTCAATGTTACGGGTCATCCAATCGGCCGAAGAAAGGAAAATTTTTTCGTTGCCTTTGTTGGTGAAAACATAAACGCGATCGTGTTCCAGAAAACGATCCACAATACTGGTGACTTGAATGTTTTCACTAAAACCGGGTTGATTAGGAACCAAAGAGCACATACCTCGTACAAGAATGCGGATTTTGACGCCCGCTTCAGAGGCGTCATACAGGCGATCTACCAACTCCCTGTCTACAAGGTTATTGATTTTCAGGGTGATACCTGCCAGTTCACCGGCTTGTGCATTTTCGATTTCCTGAGTAATCAGTCGATTGAGCATCGCCCGCGAGTTTTGGGGAGATACCATTAAATTATCAAATGTGACAGGCCGATAAGGGTTTTCAATGAAATTAAATACCCGACGAACCTCATTGGTCACTTCAGGTTTAGCGGTCAGCAGAGAATAGTCGGTATAGAGCCGCGCTGTTTTTTCGTTAAAATTTCCTGTACCAATATGGGCATAACGGATAATTTCTTCCCCTTCCAGGCGCGAAATAATGAATAGTTTTGCGTGAATTTTCAGACCAGGAGCGGAGAAAATAACATGTACACCGGCTTCAGTAAGGCGTTTTGCCCAATGAATATTAGCTTCTTCGTCAAAGCGTGCCTGTAACTCCACCACGACGGTCACTTTTTTGCCGTTGTATGCGGCATGGATCATGGAATCAATAATGCGTGAATCTTTTGCGACGCGATAGATATTGATCTTGATCGAAAGAACACTGGGATCGAAAGAAGCCTGACGCAGCAGTTCCAGCACATGTTCGAATGTGTGGTAAGGATAATAAAGCAGAACATCCCTTTCACGGATAGCGTCGAATCCGTTGCGGAAATGCTCGAACCAAGTATGGCGCAGGCGCGGCACGGGTTTATTCTGGAGATTTCGATTTCCTTCATTGGGAAATTTGATGAAATCTTTAAAGTTATGATAACGGCCACCTGCAATCACCGAGTCATCATTGGATAATCCCAGCTTGCTACGCAGTAGTTCTACCATTTCATCAGGCATATCACGCTGGTAGGCAAACCGTACAGGCTCTGCCGTCAGTCTCTGTTTTAGCGTGGAAGACATCAGTTCCAGCAGGCTGGATTCCATCTCTGTTGCCAGATCATATTCGGAATCACGGGTCATTTTCATCGAATAAACGTTCAAAGTATCGTAATCGAAAAATCCTTTGAAAATTTCATCCAGCGTGTAACGCAGAATATTATCAAGTAATATCATTGACTTGCGTTTTTTGGGCATTTCTGGAGGCAAATTGACGAAACGTGGGACTTTATCTGATGGAATTTCCAATAAAGCGTATTGCGTTTCTTGCCCATGAATAATTTCAACGGCCAAATAGGTGTAATCATCTTTAAGAAACTCAACTAAATTAGTTTCTGGGTTGATGACGATTGGCGTGATATGTGGTCGCAAATGCTGGCGAAAATATTGCCGCAACCAGATTTGTTGATTTGGGGATATCTGCCGTTCATTGATCAAAAAAATCTGGTTACGAGCCATTTCCAGCAGTAAATCGTTATAGAGGGCATCAAACTCTTGATCGATTTTAGCAACCTTAGTTTGGATCTTTTTCAACAATTGGCGGGCAGCAGTGGCTGAGCCTTGTTCTTCACTGATAAGAATGCGCCGCTTTACATCGGCAAAGCGTACTTTATAAAACTCATCTAAATTATTGGAGTAGATCCCTAAAAACCTCATTCTTTCAATCAACGGGTTACTTTTGTCAGCCGCTTCCTGAAGTACACGTTCGTTGAAAGAGAGCCAACTGAGTTCTTTCTCGGTATAAAGACGATCGTGGGACATGACTACTCCTTAACTACTTCATTGGGTTTTCCACTTAGTTTAATGGTTGGCGTTTAACGAGCCGATGTGCTGGTTTGAACTTCATGGGTTTTATTGGCGAAATAGAGGTGCTGGAAAGTACACATTCTGATAGCCGTATGATAAGAGCCGTTTACAAAAAATTCATCGATTAATTCACCTTCAATATAAAATCCCAATTTATTGTATATATGAATTGCTTTCGTATTCTCTTTATCAACGATCAGATACAGCTTGTAAAGATTTAAGACAGCAAACGCATATTCCATCGCCAGTTTGACCGCTACCGCTGCGTAGCCCTGTCCTTGATAGGCTGGCGCGATGATAATCTGGAACTCTGCACGGCGGTGGACATAATCTATTTCGACTAATTCTACCAATCCAACTTTGGAATTCAGGCTTTCGATAATAAAACGGCGCTCGCTTTGGTCATGAATATGCTTGTCATAGAGGTCGCATAATTCAACGAAGGCTTCATAAGGCTCTTCAAACCAGTAACGCATGACACTAGCGTTATTATCAAGTTGATGAACAAAAGGGAGATCTTCCCGTTCAAGAGGACGTAAATTTACCGATGGATTTTCCGAACCACTGGACATTGGATACCTCAGTGTTTTGTAGTGAAATCTATAGGGTATAAATATATTAGATATTGAATAATGTTCGAATAAATAATTATTGCCAGATAAATCAATCCAAAATAGCAACTTACAGCAAAGTTTTACTGAAATATAGCACTTAAAAAATTTTATAACAAAATCCGTTAACACAGAGCTGTAAGTTGAAGTCAGCTAGATAAATTATTCCGATGCGTAACCTTGTGGAGGCAGAACTTTGCCATCCATAATTGCATTATTGCCTTCCATAACCAATCGTTGATCTAAAAACCAGCCGATGACCAGAGGATAAATATTGTGTTCTTGGGTTTGTACACGTCCGATAACGTCTTCTTCTTTATCTCCCGCAAAAATCGGCACCTTAGCCTGTAAAATAATAGGGCCACCATCTAATTCTTCAGTCACGAAGTGGACGGAAGTACCATGTTCTCTATCACCGTTTTCAATGGCTTTCCGATGGGTGTGTAGGCCTGGATATTGCGGCAAGAGAGAAGGGTGAATATTGAGCAGGCGTCCATAATAATGCTGGACAAATTCGGGCGATAAGATCCGCATGTAGCCAGCTAAAACCACTAAATCGGGTGCGTATTGGTCAATGGCTTTGAGTAAGGCGATATCATAATTTGTACGATCCGCATAAGCTTTCGGGTTGATAAAAGAGGCAGGAATATCTGCTTGTTCAGCACGTTGCAGGCCATAGGCATCGGCATTATTACTGAAAACGGCAGCAACATAGCCATTAATTCGGTTTTGTTGGCAGGCATCTATGATGGATTGAAGATTGCTGCCATTGCCGGAGACTAAAACAACAATTTTTTTCATAACGGGTTTTCACTGAAGAAATTCATTGATTAATATGCTTTTCAATTTTCAAGTTACAGCCTTGGGCTGTAACTTGAAATTAATCAGACAAGATATTTATTTTGTAATAACGACAGGTTGCTCATCGGCATTAAGTTCGGCAATTGTACCGATTTGCCATGCATTTTCGCCTGATGCGGTCAGATACGAAATAGCCTGTTCTACCTGAGATTGAGGAAGTGCGATTATCATACCAACTCCGCAGTTAAATGTGCGGTACATTTCGTGTTCGCTGACATTACCGGCTTGCTGTAACCAGGTAAAAATTGCCGGCCATTGCCAACTGTCAGCGTTAATTCTGGCTTGCATATTTTCTGGCAGAACACGCGGAATGTTTTCCCAGAAGCCGCCACCAGTCAGATGTGCAATCGCATGAACATCAATTTTTTCAATCAGTTCAAGAATGGCTTTGACGTAAATTTGGGTTGGGGCAAGTAAGTGATCTGCAAGTGGTTTCCCTTCAAGCTCGGTAGTCTCTGGATCAACCTGACTTACCTCAAGGATTTTACGGATCAAAGAATAACCATTGGAGTGTGGTCCGCTGGATGCAAGTGCAATCAGGGCATCACCAGTCTGAACCCGACTGCCGTCAATAATTTCCGATTTTTCAACAACACCAACGCAAAAACCCGCGACATCATAATCTTCACCGTGATACATGCCGGGCATTTCTGCGGTTTCGCCACCGACTAATGCACAGCCTGCTTGTTTGCAGCCTTCTGCTATGCCCGTGATGACACTGGCGGCTGTATCAACATCCAGTTTGCCAGTAGCATAATAATCAAGGAAGAAAAGAGGCTCGGCGCCTTGCACAACCAGATCATTGACACACATGGCAACCAAATCAATTCCGATAGTATCATGACGCTTCAAGTCCATGGCCAGACGCAGCTTAGTACCAACGCCATCTGTACCGGAAACCAACACCGGTTCGCGATATTTCTGTGGCAGGGCACATAATGCACCGAAACCACCTAATCCTCCCATCACTTCGGGGCGACGGGTCTGTTTTACGACACCTTTGATACGATTGACTAAGGCATTACCAGCATCAATATCGACACCAGCATCTTTATAGCTAAGAGAGGTTTTGTTGGTCACTGCGTAGCTCCCAGGCGGTTGCATTTTTATGAATAAAACAGAACGGTGACAATTCTAACAGTCTAAGCAAACGTTTGCGATAGCTTTATATCGGTTTCCTGTTAGATCGGGAACGAAGAAAATCGCTTGTTAGCGATAAAAATTAATAGATTGGTGGTGGTTTGATACTGAAAAGGAGTTATAATCCCGCGATTTTTTTATCTGCCGGCTATTAGGAGAAACCCATGAAAATCGTTGAGGTTAAACACCCGCTAGTTAAACATAAACTTGGCTTGATGCGAGATCATGATATAAGCACAAAACGCTTCCGTGAACTGGCATCAGAGGTGGGAAGTCTTCTGACATATGAAGCAACTGCTGATTTGGAAGTTGAGAAAGTGACCATTAACGGGTGGTGTGGTCCGGTAGAAATAGACCAAATAAAAGGGAAAAAGATTACGGTAGTCCCTATCCTGCGTGCGGGCTTAGGGATGATGGATGGCGTACTGGAAAATATCCCCAGTGCACGGATCAGTGTTGTGGGTGTATATCGTGATGAAGAAACGCTTGAGCCAGTACCTTATTTTCAAAAATTAGTTTCTGATATTAATGAACGTATGGCATTGGTTGTCGATCCTATGCTGGCAACTGGTGGCTCAATGATTGCTACCATTGATTTGCTGAAAAAAGCGGGATGCCCTGTCATTAAGGTATTGGTTTTGGTTGCTGCACCGGAAGGGGTCGCTGCACTGGAGAAAGCTCATCCTGATGTTGAATTGTATACTGCGTCGATTGATAAATGTCTTAATGAACATGGATACATCGTCCCTGGTTTAGGGGATGCAGGTGATAAAATATTTGGCACAAAATAATATTTATAGCCGGCTGAAAAGTCGGCTTTTTTTTGGTTTCTAGCAAGATGATATAAGAGGGTATCCATAATGACTCGTCGAACTATTGGAGTAGAAGAAAAACCTCCTTTGGCACAGACTATTCCTTTAAGTTTGCAACATCTATTTGCCATGTTTGGTGCAACCGTTTTGGTTCCTATTTTATTTAAAGTGAATCCTGCGACAATTTTGTTGTTCAATGGCATTGGAACATTACTGTATTTGGTGATTTGTAAAGGGAGAATTCCGGCTTATTTAGGCTCCAGCTTTGCTTTTATTTCACCGGTATTGTTATTACTGCCTTTAGGATATGAATTGGCATTAGGTGGATTTATTGTCTGCGGGTTGTTGTTTTGTTTGGTTGCCCTGCTTGTAAAAGTTGCAGGAAGGGAATGGATCAATGTGATGTTTCCTCCGGCAGCGATGGGAGCCATTGTTGCCGTGATTGGCCTGGAATTGGCAGGTGTTGCTGCTGATATGGCGGGATTGCGTCCAGCGGCAGGCACTGAGGTTAATATAACCAACCTGACCATATCTATGGTTACGCTGGGCGTGACAATTTTGGGTTCGGTAGTCTTTCGTGGTTTTATGGCGATTATTCCGATTCTGATTGGTGTTTTGGTAGGTTATGCGCTGTCATTTTTCATGGGAGTTGTCGATTTAACACCAGTGCGTGAAGCGCCGTGGTTTGCATTGCCGACGTTCTATACCCCACGTTTTGAATGGTTTGCTATTATGACAATTTTACCTGCGGCGCTGGTGGTTATTGCAGAACACGTTGGGCATTTGGTGGTAACGGCAAATATCGTACAGAAAGATTTATTGAAAAATCCTGGCCTGCATCGCTCAATGTTTGCCAATGGTTTTTCAACGATGATTTCGGGTTTCTTTGGTTCAACACCTAACACGACTTATGGTGAAAATATTGGTGTTATGGCACTTACCCGTGTATACAGCACATGGGTGATTGGTGGTGCTGCGGTGATGGCAATATTACTTTCCTGCGTTGGTAAATTGGCGGCAGCTATCCAAATGATCCCAATCCCAGTGATGGGGGGTGTTTCCCTGTTACTGTATGGTGTGATTGGTGCATCAGGTATTCGAGTTTTGATTGATTCGAAAGTTGATTACAGTAAGGCACAGAACTTGATCCTGACCTCCATTATTTTGATTATTGGTGTCAGCGGAGCGAAAATTCAGATCGGTTCGGCAGAATTGAAGGGTATGGCGCTTGCAACTGTTGTGGGAATTGGTTTAAGTCTGTTTTTTAAATTGATAAGCTTCATCCGACCAGAAGAGCCGTATATCAACTCTTCTGTGAAATCAATTAAACATGATAAGAAGAGTGAAGTGGTAGAATAAAAAATATTAATGAAATTTATTGAAAAGGGCTTTTTAAAAGCCCTTTCTATTTTTTAAAATTATTTTCTTTGCCATTTGGCTTTGTCATTTATAACGATAAATTTTTCCTTTAAAAATAATATCTGTCGTTAATTTCTATTGAAAATAACGTAAGAAAAATAAGTTAAACTCTTTGGAAATACAGTATATTCTTACTATTAGTGCTTACTTTTTACTGTTGTCAATATCGACTATTGATAGTATGGGATTATCAGATATATGAATTTTTATTCTGGAATAGGTTATTTCTGACTTGTGCAGGAAATAGGAATGATTTTGTCATTGGTCGTAAATTACCCATTTTATAGGGAAGTATGCTTTGGTGATAATCTCCTGTTTTAAACAAAGCATTCGTTTCATTTATAGAGACTTTTTGTGGTAGACTTAGCACTGTTCGTTATCCATTCTGTTTGAGGTGCTTCTGAATACACCGTCGCAGCTTTCATTACCATTATATTTGCCCGATGATGAAACTTTTGCCAGTTTCTTTGCAGGTGAGAATACTTCCTTATTAGCTGCAATAAAATTGGCTACTAGTCAGTCACACGGCAGTTATATCTATTTCTGGTCCCGCGATGGCGGGGGTAAGAGCCATTTGCTTCACGCAGCCTGTGCCGAATTATCCCAACAGGGAGAAGCTGTAGGATATGTGCCACTGGATAAACGCGCTTATTTTGTCCCTGAAGTCCTTGATGGTATGGAGCATTTATCATTAGTATGCATCGATAATATTGAGTGTATTGCAGGTGATCAGGAATGGGAAATGGCTATTTTCAATCTTTACAACCGCATTGTAGAAATTGGCCGAACTTGTCTTTTAATCACCGGTGATCGTCCTCCACGGCAAATTAACCTGACGCTACCGGATTTGGCATCTCGTTTGGATTGGGGGCAAATTTACAAATTACAGCCTCTGTCAGATGATGAGAAAATCCAGGCATTGCAACTACGGGCAAAATTACGGGGTTTCGAATTACCTGAGGATGTGGGGCGTTTTGTATTAAAACGGCTCGATAGGGAAATGCAAACGTTGTTCAGAACCCTGGATGAACTTGATCGAGCTTCCATTGTGGCACAACGCAAACTCACGATCCCGTTTGTAAAAGATATCCTTGAGCTTTGAGTGAATAAAGCAGTAAGGAAATAAGAACAGAATAAAAAAAGTGATAGAAATATATTCTCTATCACTTTTTTATTGAAAAACGTTCTTATTGAAACCATTTTTATTAAAAAATAGTTACAGCAGAATTTCTTTAACTTGCTCAGGGGGACGTCCCAAACGCGCTTTATCACCGACAACAACGATCGGGCGTTCTATCAATTTGGGATTTTCAACCATCGCCTGGAGCAATGTGTCTTGGGATAATGTGGCGTTGTCCAGATTTAATTCTTTGTAGAGATCTTCTTTAGTGCGCATTAATTGGCGGGCATTTTTGAAACCGAGTTGTTGTAATAGTATGGCAAGCTGTTCTGTTGTAGGTGGTGTATCAAGATAGTGAATGATTTCCGGTGTAATACCGAGTTCTTCAATCAGCTTAAGGGTTTCACGGCTCTTTGAACAGCGAGGATTATGGTAAAAAATCACTTTTCGTGTATCAAAATTTTGCATGTAAAAATCCTCTATTTATTATATTGGGCATAACTTTGTTGTAGTTGGCGCAATTGATCAATACGGGCATCATATCTCTTTTGTTCATCACTGCCCAACTTGGCCAACGCACTGGCTTTGCCAAGTTGTTCTATAGCGGAGTTAAAATTACCTTGCAATGCCATGATTTCTGCATAAGCGGCTAGTTCATCATTATGTTTTCCCTGCGCTCCGACAGCTTTTCTTAACAGTATCCAGCCGTTAAGATCGTCAGGGTGATTGAAAGTATAACGAAACAGAAGTTGTGATGCCTGAGAATATTTTTTATCCATAAAATAGGCATTTGCAAGATTAACTTGCAATATCGGATTGCTTTTCAGTTTCTTGAGTGCATCCTGCAAGCGAGCGATGGCGTTGGCATACTGTTTTTGCCCGATATCAATATCCGTCATGGTATCAATAAACCAAACGTTATCCGGTTGTTTATCTAGCAATGGAGAGAGTATTGCTCTGGCTGCGGCATACTTTTTATCTTCAGAAAGCAAAATAGCACGTCCATAGGCAGCAGCGAGCTGCTCTTTAGCGGTGCCCTGACTGTATTTCTTTAGCCATTGATCAATATAGGGACGTTGATCGGTTGAATACATTGTTAAAATACGGACACGGGCGAACAGAAAATCCTGAGACTCTGAAACGGCTTTAGTGGGATATTGGTTTGCCCGATTACGGGCGTCAGCTAAACGGCTGGCCGGTAATGGGTGAGTGTATAGCATTTCAGGTAACTTGGAGCTATAGCGAGATTGATCTACGAGTATTTGCATAAAATCAGGCATGCCGTGTGGATCAAATCCCGCCCGACTGAGCGTTTGTATTCCAATACGATCAGCCTCTTGCTCATTCGATTGGGTAAAACTGATCATGCCTTGTTGGACGCCTGCCAGTGTGCCACTGAGTGCAGCCAGGCCAGCTTGTGGACTGGCTATCATAAGCAAAATAGCACCCAATGTACCGGTCCATGCCAGAGGGCTGGTACGTTTTTGTTCTTCTATCCATCGTGCCAGATGCCGCTGTGTAACATGGGAAATCTCATGAGCCATGACAGATGCCAGTTCACTTTCATTATTACTATAGCGAAATAGGCCGGAATGAAGAACAACATTACCACCAAAAAATGCGAGGGCATTAATATTCGGGTTATCTATCAGATAGAAATGGAAAGGTGTTTTGACTGAATCGGCGTGAGTGACTAATTTTTGCCCTAACTGATTAATATATTGAGTTAGCAGCGGATCATAAATTAGAGGAGCTTGGGCCCTTATCGAGCGTATATATAAATCACCCATAGCCATTTCTTGGTTGATGCTGAGGGTTGCTCCCGCTGTGGTGCCGATATCCGGTAGTGAATCTTCAGCCGGTGCAGAGAATACAGGAGGATTTCCCAATAACAACAGGCCGATAAAAATCGTTATCAAAGATTTTCTGGGTGTTTTTCTCATAAAGCGATTCTCATAAAATAGTGTGCTCCGTTTTTAGCTATCAATTTCATGAATACTTTTATGACAAAGAGTACCTTAAAATTATTAATTGTAATAAACTTTAGCGAAAAATACTCATTAAGTATTGTCCCCAAAAGTTGTACTCTGGACTGTGTCCGTACATTCTCTTAAGTCTGGCCGGACAAAAATTGGCGGAAAAAGAATGCTAACAACCAATATTGCAGATATTTGTAGCAAATAATGTTTGGGTTCCTTTGAGTAACGATGCAATAGAATAGATCCCAAACAAATAAATTGAGTTGCCGCTTTATTGATTGAACGGCAACTCAAAACGGGTTGTCTCTATGCTGACAATTAATGTCGGTTCAGGTAATCCAATACAACTTGGTGGTGATCACTGGTTTTGAATTTATTAAAAACGTGCTCAACTTCACCTTGTGAATTAATTAAGAAACTGATGCGATGAATCCCATCATAGATTTTCCCCATGAACTGCTTTTCTCCCCATACACCAAATTGTTCAGCAACTTGATGGTCAATGTCAGAAAGCAGTGTGAAATTTAGCATCTCTTTTTCTACAAAGCGGGATAACTTTTCTGGTGCATCTGTGCTAATACCCAGTACTTCAACATTGGCACTTTTCAGTTCATCTATTGAATCACGTAAGCCACACGCTTGAACTGTGCAGCCTGGTGTCAT
The sequence above is drawn from the Xenorhabdus ishibashii genome and encodes:
- the bcp gene encoding thioredoxin-dependent thiol peroxidase, with translation MSPLKAGDKAPQFSLPDQDGETINLSDFKGQRVLVYFYPKAMTPGCTVQACGLRDSIDELKSANVEVLGISTDAPEKLSRFVEKEMLNFTLLSDIDHQVAEQFGVWGEKQFMGKIYDGIHRISFLINSQGEVEHVFNKFKTSDHHQVVLDYLNRH
- a CDS encoding tetratricopeptide repeat protein yields the protein MRKTPRKSLITIFIGLLLLGNPPVFSAPAEDSLPDIGTTAGATLSINQEMAMGDLYIRSIRAQAPLIYDPLLTQYINQLGQKLVTHADSVKTPFHFYLIDNPNINALAFFGGNVVLHSGLFRYSNNESELASVMAHEISHVTQRHLARWIEEQKRTSPLAWTGTLGAILLMIASPQAGLAALSGTLAGVQQGMISFTQSNEQEADRIGIQTLSRAGFDPHGMPDFMQILVDQSRYSSKLPEMLYTHPLPASRLADARNRANQYPTKAVSESQDFLFARVRILTMYSTDQRPYIDQWLKKYSQGTAKEQLAAAYGRAILLSEDKKYAAARAILSPLLDKQPDNVWFIDTMTDIDIGQKQYANAIARLQDALKKLKSNPILQVNLANAYFMDKKYSQASQLLFRYTFNHPDDLNGWILLRKAVGAQGKHNDELAAYAEIMALQGNFNSAIEQLGKASALAKLGSDEQKRYDARIDQLRQLQQSYAQYNK
- the arsC gene encoding arsenate reductase (glutaredoxin) (This arsenate reductase requires both glutathione and glutaredoxin to convert arsenate to arsenite, after which the efflux transporter formed by ArsA and ArsB can extrude the arsenite from the cell, providing resistance.), whose translation is MQNFDTRKVIFYHNPRCSKSRETLKLIEELGITPEIIHYLDTPPTTEQLAILLQQLGFKNARQLMRTKEDLYKELNLDNATLSQDTLLQAMVENPKLIERPIVVVGDKARLGRPPEQVKEILL
- the hda gene encoding DnaA inactivator Hda; protein product: MLLNTPSQLSLPLYLPDDETFASFFAGENTSLLAAIKLATSQSHGSYIYFWSRDGGGKSHLLHAACAELSQQGEAVGYVPLDKRAYFVPEVLDGMEHLSLVCIDNIECIAGDQEWEMAIFNLYNRIVEIGRTCLLITGDRPPRQINLTLPDLASRLDWGQIYKLQPLSDDEKIQALQLRAKLRGFELPEDVGRFVLKRLDREMQTLFRTLDELDRASIVAQRKLTIPFVKDILEL